One window from the genome of Metabacillus flavus encodes:
- the gvpT gene encoding GvpT/GvpP family gas vesicle accessory protein, whose product MNKSKLAKDMFKGGTVKRTVAGGILGATVGYFATPERSKKLLSLMGNEALKNAGIDADMEDVTSKLDRFKGVGEKSKKAIGKLNFMKKRKKEDNEFPENEDEQELSSEDEEYDDSEYEENTDVQDDNSYDSDEDNEDYNSLKEEKKRLQEQMKELEAKMSKYEDEDEDEDEDEEEYTGREKNSSASDDDDEDEEKDTVLSSNDDTSAAKN is encoded by the coding sequence ATGAATAAATCAAAACTTGCAAAAGATATGTTCAAGGGCGGTACGGTGAAACGGACAGTGGCCGGAGGAATCTTAGGAGCAACAGTCGGCTATTTTGCCACACCTGAACGCAGCAAAAAACTTCTGTCCCTTATGGGAAATGAAGCACTTAAGAACGCAGGCATCGACGCAGACATGGAAGATGTGACAAGCAAGCTTGACCGTTTCAAAGGCGTTGGAGAAAAATCCAAAAAGGCCATCGGCAAACTAAATTTCATGAAAAAACGCAAAAAAGAGGATAATGAATTCCCCGAGAATGAAGATGAACAGGAATTGAGCTCTGAGGATGAAGAGTACGATGACAGTGAATATGAGGAAAACACAGATGTTCAGGATGATAACAGCTACGATTCTGATGAGGACAACGAAGATTACAATTCATTAAAAGAAGAAAAGAAGAGACTGCAGGAGCAAATGAAAGAGCTTGAAGCAAAAATGAGCAAGTACGAAGATGAAGATGAAGATGAAGACGAGGACGAAGAAGAATACACGGGCCGTGAAAAAAACAGCAGTGCATCTGATGATGATGATGAAGATGAAGAAAAAGATACGGTTCTTTCAAGCAATGATGATACATCTGCAGCAAAAAATTAA
- a CDS encoding general stress protein, producing MSPKFKLFHNDEHLKESIDKIRKDGVRDEDIYILSHDNDHVRRSRKETDANKVGVKVTGLGTATKNIFRSKDDKLVVKMQKIGFDTKKAEELEEELDKGKVLLIVTNQDEVSF from the coding sequence ATGAGTCCGAAATTCAAGTTATTCCATAATGACGAACATTTAAAAGAATCCATTGATAAAATTCGCAAAGACGGGGTGCGCGATGAGGATATTTATATCCTTTCCCATGACAATGACCATGTAAGACGTTCAAGAAAGGAAACAGACGCCAATAAGGTAGGCGTAAAGGTGACCGGTCTTGGAACGGCTACAAAAAATATATTCAGAAGCAAAGACGACAAACTCGTCGTTAAGATGCAAAAAATCGGCTTTGACACAAAAAAGGCCGAGGAGCTGGAAGAAGAATTGGATAAAGGAAAAGTACTATTAATCGTGACAAATCAGGATGAAGTTTCGTTTTAA
- a CDS encoding cupin domain-containing protein, with translation MYESQASPQFAFDMRNSFLFKKNDENYITIMGSKQLNTVKTSLLDIFLSKGNLVEPHYHQNAAELVYCISGSADVSILNPFTKQLLTYRISPQQVANVPQGWWHYEQAIEDNTHLLAIFNASNPEVVLGSDILKFTPASIMSQTYCISENEWKQVTEPVKPSTYIGPYEDCTGEERTPPALQPNASIDYFQPPHYWGAR, from the coding sequence ATGTACGAGAGCCAGGCTTCACCGCAGTTTGCGTTCGACATGCGCAATAGCTTCCTGTTTAAAAAGAACGACGAAAATTACATTACAATTATGGGATCTAAACAGCTGAACACCGTTAAGACGTCCCTGCTTGATATCTTCTTAAGCAAAGGGAACCTCGTAGAACCGCACTACCACCAAAATGCAGCGGAACTCGTCTACTGCATATCAGGCTCTGCTGACGTTTCCATTTTAAACCCCTTTACAAAACAGCTCCTTACCTATCGAATCTCCCCCCAGCAGGTCGCTAATGTCCCCCAAGGATGGTGGCACTATGAACAAGCTATAGAGGATAACACACATCTTCTTGCCATCTTTAATGCATCGAACCCCGAAGTGGTGCTCGGCTCCGACATCCTGAAATTCACTCCGGCAAGCATCATGTCTCAAACGTATTGCATCAGCGAAAACGAATGGAAGCAGGTAACAGAGCCCGTCAAGCCCAGTACGTACATCGGACCTTATGAAGACTGTACAGGTGAGGAAAGAACTCCCCCGGCGCTGCAGCCGAATGCTTCTATTGACTATTTTCAGCCGCCTCATTATTGGGGTGCCAGATAG
- a CDS encoding PTS mannitol transporter subunit IICBA, protein MAQNNIKVGVQKFGNFLSSMVMPNIGAFIAWGLITALFIPTGWLPNEGFAKLVDPMVTYLLPLLIGYTGGKLIHDQRGGVVGAIATMGVIVGSGIPMFLGAMIMGPLGGYAIKKFDQWVEGKVKAGFEMLVNNFSVGIIGGILALLSLVGVGPAVSAFTGILVAGVDWMVGLGILPLTSILIEPAKVLFLNNAINHGVLSPIALEQAKQHGQSVLFLLEANPGPGLGILLAYTFFGKGSAKQSAPGAAIIQFLGGIHEIYFPYILMKPMLFVAAILGGMSGVFTLVLFGGGLAAPASPGSIIAILLATPKDGGTYIANILGVLVAAAVSFIVSALVLKTSKDKETSIEDAANKMQEMKGKKSSVANTFAASASAGEFPKDVNKVIFACDAGMGSSAMGASILRKKFKEAGLSITSVNSAISTLPSDAEIVITQEELTPRAKNKVPNAHHISVDSFLASPEYDKLVDRLKNGSNEEAPVEEAPASAPVEEPASDSDVLLKENIFLNQRFADKDEAIRFAGRVLVDGGYVKESYIEAMIARDEMTSTYMGNDVAIPHGTEDAKKDVIKSGVTILQIPEGVDFGGQKVRLLFGIAGKDGTHLEILSGIAVTCSDMENIEKMASASTKEELMDVIGGLNK, encoded by the coding sequence ATGGCTCAAAATAATATAAAAGTTGGCGTTCAGAAGTTCGGCAACTTCCTAAGCTCGATGGTAATGCCGAATATCGGTGCGTTTATCGCCTGGGGTTTGATTACGGCATTATTTATTCCTACCGGCTGGCTGCCGAATGAAGGGTTCGCCAAGCTTGTAGATCCAATGGTTACTTATTTGCTTCCATTACTGATTGGTTACACTGGAGGTAAGCTTATTCATGATCAGCGGGGAGGCGTGGTCGGTGCGATCGCCACGATGGGTGTCATCGTAGGATCAGGCATTCCGATGTTCCTCGGTGCCATGATTATGGGACCTCTGGGCGGCTACGCTATTAAGAAATTTGATCAGTGGGTTGAAGGAAAGGTAAAAGCCGGCTTTGAAATGCTGGTGAATAACTTCTCTGTCGGAATTATCGGCGGTATTCTAGCACTTCTCTCGTTAGTAGGTGTAGGACCTGCTGTATCAGCGTTCACTGGAATTCTGGTAGCAGGAGTAGACTGGATGGTAGGATTGGGCATTCTACCGCTGACCAGCATTCTGATCGAACCAGCGAAAGTTCTTTTCTTAAATAACGCAATCAACCACGGCGTACTGTCTCCGATTGCATTGGAGCAGGCAAAACAGCATGGACAATCGGTTCTGTTCCTGCTTGAAGCGAATCCTGGTCCGGGACTTGGAATTCTTCTTGCTTATACGTTCTTTGGCAAAGGATCGGCTAAACAATCTGCACCGGGAGCAGCCATCATTCAATTCCTGGGCGGAATACATGAAATTTATTTCCCTTATATTTTAATGAAACCTATGCTGTTTGTGGCCGCAATCCTTGGCGGGATGAGCGGAGTATTCACACTTGTCCTATTTGGCGGAGGTCTTGCTGCTCCAGCTTCACCGGGAAGCATCATCGCCATTCTGCTTGCAACACCAAAGGACGGCGGAACATACATTGCTAACATTTTGGGAGTACTCGTCGCTGCAGCAGTTTCCTTCATCGTTTCTGCACTTGTCTTGAAAACAAGCAAAGACAAAGAAACAAGTATTGAAGATGCAGCGAACAAAATGCAGGAAATGAAGGGCAAGAAAAGCAGCGTTGCAAACACGTTTGCTGCTTCTGCTTCAGCCGGTGAATTCCCTAAGGATGTAAACAAAGTTATTTTCGCATGTGATGCCGGAATGGGCTCAAGTGCGATGGGTGCATCGATTCTAAGGAAGAAATTTAAAGAAGCGGGATTAAGCATTACCTCTGTAAACTCGGCGATTTCCACTCTTCCAAGCGATGCGGAAATCGTGATTACACAGGAAGAATTAACTCCGAGAGCGAAAAATAAGGTTCCGAATGCGCATCATATTTCAGTCGACAGCTTCCTTGCGAGTCCTGAATACGATAAATTGGTAGACCGTTTGAAAAATGGATCGAATGAAGAGGCTCCGGTTGAGGAAGCTCCTGCTTCAGCCCCTGTTGAAGAACCGGCTTCCGATTCAGATGTCCTTCTTAAAGAAAACATCTTCCTGAATCAGCGTTTTGCAGACAAAGATGAAGCAATTCGTTTTGCCGGCCGCGTTTTAGTAGATGGAGGCTATGTGAAGGAATCCTATATTGAGGCTATGATTGCAAGGGATGAAATGACGTCTACCTATATGGGGAATGATGTGGCGATTCCTCATGGTACAGAGGATGCCAAGAAAGATGTCATTAAGTCCGGTGTAACCATTCTTCAAATTCCGGAAGGCGTTGATTTTGGAGGACAAAAGGTACGACTTCTATTCGGAATCGCCGGAAAAGATGGGACGCACCTTGAGATTCTCTCAGGTATTGCCGTAACATGCTCGGATATGGAGAACATTGAAAAAATGGCTTCTGCATCCACGAAGGAAGAACTGATGGATGTAATCGGAGGACTAAATAAATAA
- a CDS encoding BglG family transcription antiterminator, with the protein MFVTAREKAIIELIIKTSGKHTAHSIAAFLHVSVRTVQRDLKNIEPILNRFDLSLAKSQDKGLSITGKNENIFKLVQMMVNIKLVDLTAEERKLLLLIELMEEKEAIKLAPLANDLGISVTTLVTYMDELSGWLSSFGMELSRKKGVGVEIVAREDSRRKALASFFLMYFNEELIENVFRLSQKENEDQKVLHYFDPAYLRAVDEQLSFQNNGYLKLADSAYIALIVHICITIQRHEGGFRLSEGEEDPNIHEYEEYKRIKEVSRGIEEIFSIVLDEAEIHFLSVIWRGSRVQEAEEVYYDSVVIGRSIKRIIQHVSQKLNIDLTSDFSLFQGLFAHMEPSLFRIQQGLGSFNPLTDDIKKKYPVLYMAVAQSLELEFNDIEFPPDEIAYIVLHFGSALELRKEDLSIRALVVCPTGIGTSKMLASRIKKEMAEISSIEISSLKEIQEIDLQQFDLVISTVRLPFFQQSYVLVNPLLSDEDIGSIRHFLGEHIQTFTSKQHYADQSPLKAFNETMEASSSLEALLQEMEDTHASIRMILKNLAVSDRKKADSHHRLLEEMAAECEAEGLLNGAKAVAEQLLARERQAGLGIPDTNMALFHARHEGVKELIFRVVHLDEPYQIKGMDRNDMQARNILLLLAPMHLRPKQLEIVSLISTAIVESKENMLIFSSSNEQMIRRKLGETFYAYVQNKRIKE; encoded by the coding sequence ATGTTTGTTACCGCTAGGGAAAAAGCAATAATAGAGCTCATTATTAAGACGTCAGGCAAACATACCGCTCATTCAATTGCTGCTTTTCTTCATGTCAGTGTCAGAACTGTGCAGCGGGATCTGAAAAACATTGAACCGATTCTGAACCGGTTTGACCTTTCCCTTGCGAAGTCACAGGACAAGGGGCTTTCCATTACCGGAAAGAATGAGAATATCTTCAAGCTTGTTCAGATGATGGTGAATATCAAGCTTGTCGATCTGACAGCTGAAGAAAGAAAATTACTCCTTTTGATTGAATTAATGGAAGAGAAAGAGGCCATTAAGCTTGCTCCGCTCGCGAATGATCTTGGAATAAGCGTTACGACCCTTGTCACCTATATGGACGAGCTTTCAGGCTGGCTCAGCAGCTTCGGAATGGAGCTCTCCAGGAAAAAAGGAGTAGGGGTGGAGATTGTTGCGCGGGAGGACTCCAGACGGAAAGCGCTGGCCAGCTTTTTCCTTATGTATTTTAATGAAGAACTGATTGAAAATGTTTTTCGCCTGAGTCAGAAGGAAAATGAGGATCAAAAGGTGCTTCATTACTTTGACCCGGCGTACTTAAGAGCAGTAGATGAACAATTAAGCTTTCAGAACAATGGCTATTTAAAGCTCGCGGATAGCGCTTATATCGCCCTCATTGTCCATATTTGCATCACGATCCAAAGGCATGAAGGCGGGTTCCGGCTGTCTGAGGGGGAAGAAGACCCTAACATCCATGAATATGAAGAGTATAAGAGGATTAAAGAGGTCAGCCGCGGAATAGAGGAAATTTTTTCAATCGTCCTGGATGAGGCGGAAATTCATTTTCTATCTGTCATCTGGAGAGGATCCCGAGTCCAGGAAGCCGAAGAGGTTTACTATGACAGCGTCGTGATTGGCCGTTCCATTAAGAGAATCATTCAGCATGTTTCTCAAAAATTGAACATCGATCTAACCTCGGATTTTTCTTTGTTTCAAGGGTTATTTGCCCATATGGAACCGTCGCTTTTCCGGATTCAGCAGGGACTTGGATCGTTTAATCCGCTGACAGACGATATAAAAAAGAAGTATCCGGTTCTTTATATGGCTGTAGCACAGAGTCTTGAATTAGAGTTTAACGATATCGAGTTTCCCCCCGATGAAATAGCCTATATTGTGCTGCATTTCGGATCGGCGCTTGAGCTGAGGAAAGAAGACCTATCCATTCGGGCTCTCGTTGTATGTCCGACCGGCATCGGAACATCCAAGATGCTCGCCAGCCGGATAAAGAAGGAAATGGCGGAGATTTCATCAATTGAGATCTCATCCCTAAAAGAAATTCAGGAAATCGATTTGCAGCAATTTGATTTAGTCATATCGACCGTCAGGCTGCCTTTTTTTCAGCAGAGCTACGTGCTGGTCAACCCATTGCTGAGCGATGAGGATATTGGTTCGATTCGGCACTTCTTAGGGGAGCACATTCAAACGTTCACAAGCAAGCAGCATTATGCAGACCAAAGTCCGCTGAAGGCTTTTAATGAAACAATGGAAGCATCCTCCTCCTTGGAAGCCCTTTTGCAGGAGATGGAGGACACCCACGCTTCCATTCGAATGATTTTAAAGAACTTAGCAGTGTCTGACCGGAAAAAGGCTGACAGTCATCATCGTCTTTTGGAAGAAATGGCAGCCGAATGCGAAGCCGAGGGCCTGCTGAACGGAGCGAAAGCAGTAGCGGAACAGCTGCTGGCACGGGAACGGCAAGCGGGTCTTGGCATTCCGGATACAAACATGGCCCTTTTCCATGCAAGGCATGAGGGCGTAAAGGAGCTCATCTTCCGTGTTGTCCATCTCGACGAACCCTATCAAATCAAAGGGATGGACCGAAACGATATGCAGGCGAGAAATATCCTGCTCCTTTTAGCACCGATGCATTTACGGCCCAAGCAGCTTGAAATTGTCAGCTTAATTAGTACCGCAATTGTAGAAAGCAAAGAAAATATGCTCATCTTTTCATCCTCGAATGAACAGATGATCCGCCGGAAATTAGGAGAAACGTTTTACGCTTACGTACAAAATAAACGGATAAAGGAATGA
- a CDS encoding mannitol-1-phosphate 5-dehydrogenase: MKNTIHFGAGNIGRGFIGALFSQSGYHVTFVDIADDIINKLNEENGYKVKTAADPQKVMEITNVSGLNNMKQEDEVIEAIGQAEYVTTAIGPNILPRIAPLIAKGIVKRLKGNEAPLYIIACENQIGATDILKGHILEQMDEETKGKLEGRVFFFNSAVDRIVPIQNNQGSLDVLVETYYEWVVETDQEIPNVDGMITVPDLAPFIERKLFTVNTGHAVTAYFGWLAGKETIDEALNDETISVQVKNTLKETGAYLVKTYGLDQGEHDKYIEKIIGRFQNPYLHDGVSRVGRSPLRKLGSEDRLVKPARESARLGLPTENLAKAIAAALLFDVKDDSESVELQKMISEHGVEYVLTEVSKLDPNSSLVKEIAAQYEQLKK, translated from the coding sequence ATGAAAAACACGATTCATTTTGGCGCAGGAAACATAGGCAGAGGCTTTATCGGGGCCCTTTTCTCTCAATCAGGCTACCATGTAACATTTGTGGATATTGCAGATGACATCATTAACAAGCTGAATGAGGAAAATGGCTATAAGGTAAAAACAGCGGCAGATCCACAGAAAGTGATGGAAATCACAAACGTTTCCGGCTTGAACAATATGAAGCAGGAAGATGAAGTAATCGAAGCGATTGGTCAGGCTGAATATGTAACAACAGCGATTGGCCCGAACATTCTTCCGAGAATCGCCCCGCTGATTGCAAAGGGTATCGTGAAGCGCTTAAAAGGAAATGAAGCGCCTCTTTATATTATTGCCTGTGAGAACCAAATTGGTGCGACTGATATTTTAAAAGGACATATCCTTGAGCAAATGGATGAAGAGACGAAGGGCAAGCTAGAAGGCCGGGTATTTTTCTTCAACTCCGCTGTGGACAGGATTGTTCCGATTCAAAACAACCAGGGGTCACTTGATGTCCTCGTAGAAACGTATTATGAGTGGGTCGTTGAGACGGACCAGGAAATTCCGAATGTAGATGGGATGATTACCGTTCCGGACCTTGCTCCATTCATCGAAAGAAAGCTCTTCACTGTAAATACTGGCCATGCTGTTACCGCCTATTTTGGGTGGCTTGCAGGGAAAGAAACCATTGATGAAGCTCTCAATGACGAAACCATTTCCGTTCAGGTCAAAAACACACTGAAAGAGACGGGTGCATACTTAGTAAAAACATACGGACTGGACCAGGGCGAGCACGACAAGTATATCGAAAAAATCATTGGCCGCTTTCAAAATCCTTACCTTCATGATGGCGTATCAAGGGTTGGGCGGTCCCCGCTCCGGAAGCTTGGATCAGAAGACCGCCTTGTCAAACCGGCAAGAGAGTCTGCCCGTCTTGGATTGCCAACTGAAAACCTGGCGAAAGCCATTGCTGCGGCTCTTCTTTTTGATGTGAAGGACGATTCCGAATCCGTTGAACTGCAGAAGATGATCAGCGAGCATGGTGTCGAGTACGTTCTGACTGAGGTAAGCAAGCTTGATCCGAACAGCTCATTAGTGAAAGAGATCGCTGCTCAGTACGAACAGCTGAAAAAATAA
- a CDS encoding MmcQ/YjbR family DNA-binding protein has protein sequence MNKDHLDALCKAQKGTFHNYQPDWQADRYHVGGKMFAMLGSDAKGKPIITLKCDPVRAEELREEYEGIIPGYYMNKTHWISICLDASLPNDFAESLIEHSYQLVFDKLPKKVQREIVSE, from the coding sequence ATGAATAAGGACCACCTTGATGCATTGTGCAAAGCTCAGAAAGGCACTTTCCATAATTACCAGCCGGATTGGCAGGCAGACCGCTATCATGTTGGCGGAAAAATGTTTGCTATGCTTGGAAGCGATGCAAAGGGAAAGCCGATTATCACATTAAAGTGCGATCCAGTTCGGGCTGAAGAATTAAGGGAAGAATATGAGGGCATTATACCGGGCTATTACATGAACAAAACCCACTGGATTTCCATCTGCCTTGATGCCTCTTTGCCGAATGATTTTGCCGAAAGTCTAATCGAACATTCCTATCAATTGGTTTTTGACAAGCTGCCGAAGAAAGTCCAAAGAGAAATTGTTTCTGAGTGA
- a CDS encoding Na+/H+ antiporter NhaC family protein produces the protein MQNDWFSVIPFLIAIPIAIKTKQVLPGLFAGLLAGSYLLQPSLVGGLTKMIEILVKGIIDPGNIKIFMFLYAFTGLIGMIKIAGGIRGFVEAASAKVQTKKQALFLTYISTIGTFAAPSFRFVTIAPIMRALLKKVKMSTQELGFVIETTATPIIVLIPIATAFVGYMTSLIDLALENEKIKADSYQLFLQSIPFNFFSYVLILVGIYLSFFHHSKSTEESDPEEIGDGSGEDDWHNCDPSVGKDLPERPWNLFVPLILVIGLTFLFTWWDGHQKGGGFFTAFIKADVLTAMLTALLVALILTFLFFRFQKIKTGELLNNFILGGNDLMSVIVLLSFVWGLSSASEELGFSRFVTSHSQWIPSSLLVPILFMFGAAVSYFIGSAWGTWGILMPLGVSIAIASDLSLPLVIGTVFASGTFGAFASPLSDDTNTIARILNLSVLKYARYKLKPALIAAGITVVLYGAVSFFL, from the coding sequence ATGCAAAACGATTGGTTTTCGGTTATCCCATTTTTAATTGCCATTCCCATTGCCATCAAAACGAAGCAGGTGCTGCCGGGCCTGTTTGCCGGATTGCTCGCTGGGTCTTATTTATTGCAGCCTTCTTTAGTCGGAGGCCTCACGAAAATGATTGAAATCCTCGTGAAGGGAATCATTGATCCGGGGAACATCAAAATTTTTATGTTTTTGTATGCCTTTACGGGCTTAATCGGAATGATTAAAATAGCAGGTGGTATTCGCGGGTTCGTAGAAGCGGCATCTGCAAAGGTTCAGACAAAGAAACAAGCACTTTTTCTCACTTACATATCGACGATCGGCACCTTTGCGGCCCCGAGCTTCCGGTTCGTCACCATTGCTCCGATTATGAGAGCGCTATTGAAAAAGGTCAAAATGTCGACACAGGAATTGGGGTTTGTTATTGAAACAACGGCTACTCCGATTATTGTCCTCATTCCAATTGCGACTGCGTTTGTCGGATACATGACCTCACTCATCGACCTTGCCCTTGAAAACGAAAAAATCAAGGCGGACTCCTATCAATTGTTTCTCCAAAGCATCCCATTTAATTTCTTTTCCTATGTCCTGATTTTAGTCGGAATTTATTTGAGTTTTTTCCATCATTCAAAATCGACAGAGGAGAGCGATCCGGAAGAGATCGGCGATGGATCCGGTGAAGACGACTGGCACAATTGTGATCCATCGGTAGGAAAGGATCTCCCGGAGCGGCCATGGAATTTATTTGTACCGCTTATCCTCGTCATTGGCCTGACCTTTCTGTTCACATGGTGGGATGGACACCAAAAAGGAGGGGGCTTCTTTACAGCCTTTATTAAAGCAGACGTCCTCACCGCTATGCTGACGGCGCTGCTTGTCGCATTGATTTTAACTTTCCTTTTTTTCAGATTTCAGAAAATCAAAACAGGAGAACTGCTGAATAACTTTATCCTTGGCGGAAATGATTTAATGTCTGTCATTGTGCTGCTTTCTTTCGTTTGGGGGCTTTCGTCTGCGAGTGAGGAGCTTGGGTTTTCCCGTTTTGTTACGAGCCATTCACAATGGATTCCCTCATCCCTGCTGGTTCCGATTCTCTTTATGTTTGGAGCGGCGGTATCCTATTTCATTGGCTCCGCCTGGGGAACATGGGGAATTCTCATGCCGCTCGGCGTTTCCATTGCGATTGCCTCTGATCTGTCGCTGCCTCTGGTCATTGGGACAGTGTTTGCGAGCGGAACATTTGGAGCATTTGCCTCTCCGTTAAGCGACGATACCAATACGATTGCACGGATTCTTAATTTATCGGTGCTGAAGTATGCAAGATATAAGCTGAAGCCGGCTCTCATTGCGGCCGGGATAACGGTGGTTTTGTACGGAGCGGTTTCATTTTTTTTGTAA
- a CDS encoding VOC family protein — protein MCMSNPITPFLMFSGQAEEAMNHYLSIFDDSNIQQIFHHEDGKVMYAIFTLKGQTFMCIDNTNGDHHAFTPALSLFVACKSDEEIETVFRKLSDHGKVLMPLAPTPVSEKFGWVEDKYGVSWQLNLEKKQ, from the coding sequence ATGTGCATGTCCAATCCAATTACACCATTCCTCATGTTTTCCGGCCAGGCAGAGGAGGCGATGAACCACTACCTCTCCATCTTTGATGATTCGAATATTCAGCAGATTTTTCACCATGAAGATGGCAAAGTGATGTATGCTATTTTCACACTTAAAGGACAAACGTTCATGTGCATCGATAACACGAATGGCGACCATCATGCCTTTACCCCGGCTTTGTCATTGTTTGTGGCCTGCAAATCTGATGAAGAAATCGAGACCGTTTTTCGAAAGCTATCTGATCATGGAAAGGTGCTGATGCCGCTTGCCCCAACACCCGTGAGCGAGAAGTTCGGATGGGTGGAGGACAAATATGGTGTCTCATGGCAGCTGAATCTGGAGAAAAAACAATGA
- a CDS encoding AAA family ATPase, protein MSPVIEDLLKHRGPLAVMMCGVAGSGKTTFAQQLEKEGFTRLSIDEEIWAVHGRFGIDYREEEYEKFKEEAEIKLRKLLEELIQNGQSVVIDFSFWQRARRNAYKQLIEETGGEWKLIYLKVHPEELRKRLKIRSKRFDANAAFPITEEILTNFLNGFEVPSGEGEIVIEP, encoded by the coding sequence ATGAGCCCAGTAATAGAGGACCTCTTAAAGCATAGAGGACCATTAGCGGTCATGATGTGCGGGGTCGCGGGCTCAGGAAAGACGACCTTTGCCCAGCAGCTCGAAAAGGAAGGTTTTACTAGGCTCTCCATTGATGAAGAAATATGGGCTGTTCATGGGCGGTTCGGAATTGACTACCGTGAAGAAGAGTACGAGAAGTTCAAAGAGGAAGCAGAAATAAAGCTTCGGAAACTACTAGAGGAGCTAATACAAAATGGGCAATCTGTAGTCATTGACTTTAGTTTTTGGCAGCGTGCGAGAAGAAATGCGTATAAACAGCTGATTGAAGAAACAGGCGGTGAGTGGAAGCTCATTTATTTGAAGGTGCACCCGGAGGAACTGCGAAAGAGGCTGAAGATACGAAGCAAGCGCTTTGATGCCAACGCAGCCTTTCCAATTACAGAAGAGATTTTAACTAATTTTTTAAATGGTTTCGAAGTACCGTCAGGAGAAGGGGAAATCGTGATTGAACCGTAG
- a CDS encoding type 1 glutamine amidotransferase domain-containing protein, giving the protein MAKHILMVVTTADKMNNGHSTGLWLSEFGEAYVEFAKLGYEVTVASPLGKKAPVDDRSLEGGETSQEILDTAKYLENTVKLEDIEDLSVFDAVFMPGGHGTMFDLPDNIKLHEIVRDMYEADKIVAAVCHGPAGLVGVKLSDGTPLVAGKTVTAFTDEEERETTLDQYMPFLLETRLRELGANVVTKDNWTDHLQADGNLITGQNPQSTISVAKEVIKQLS; this is encoded by the coding sequence ATGGCGAAACATATATTAATGGTCGTAACAACGGCTGACAAAATGAATAATGGTCACAGCACAGGCTTGTGGCTTTCAGAGTTCGGAGAAGCGTACGTAGAGTTTGCAAAACTCGGATATGAAGTAACGGTTGCAAGCCCGCTTGGGAAAAAAGCTCCGGTTGACGACCGCAGTCTGGAAGGCGGAGAAACTTCGCAGGAAATTCTGGATACAGCGAAATATCTGGAAAACACTGTGAAGCTTGAGGACATTGAGGACCTGTCTGTATTCGATGCGGTCTTCATGCCCGGCGGACACGGTACGATGTTCGACCTTCCGGACAACATTAAGCTTCATGAAATTGTCCGCGATATGTATGAAGCGGATAAAATCGTGGCAGCTGTTTGCCACGGTCCGGCTGGTCTTGTTGGCGTGAAGCTTTCTGACGGAACACCTCTTGTAGCCGGCAAAACGGTAACAGCTTTCACAGATGAAGAAGAAAGAGAAACGACATTGGATCAATACATGCCATTCCTGCTTGAAACACGTCTTCGCGAGCTTGGTGCGAACGTTGTGACAAAAGATAATTGGACGGATCATCTTCAAGCGGATGGGAACCTGATCACAGGCCAAAATCCGCAGTCCACAATCAGCGTGGCAAAAGAAGTTATTAAACAATTGAGCTAA